Part of the Rhizobium lentis genome, CTGACCTGATCTATTTATGCTTCAGCAGCCACATCTTTCCGGCCATCGTGATGCCGTGCGGCGAGATGTCTGGGTCGGCGTTGGCATCAAGGGTCTTGAGAAGACCGCTGCTTCTCAATTCGCCTACCGTCGCCGTTGTCGCGAACTTGATTTTGATCGGGCGCTCCTGAAAGCGATCGGCTTTGGCGAAGGTAATCGTCGCATTGAGATGCGTCCACTTCTTGCTCTCCTGTAGGTACAGGTCCCCATCCCTTGCAAGTTTCAGGCCTCTGATCTGGGGAGGCGTCAAAGTGACCATCAAAGCGGCCGTATTGGGACTTGTTTTGGCGGTCGTACTCATCTTGGATCCTGACATGCTAATCAAACGATCCGCATAAAGCGGTCAGATATCGATGGACCAAGGCTCTCGGCCTCTCGGAAGGAGATGAGCCTGCCGCTCTGTTCATCCCACAAAGCAAGCCGGACACATTCGACGCTTTGCCGAACGGTGACGCGGCCGATAGCCACCAACTCGGGGTAATTGCGCAGGACTTCCGGAAGCCGGTAATACGGAATGCGGCTTGAAAGGTGGTGGATGTGGTGGATACCGATATTCCCGGTCAGCCATCGAAGCACGAGCGGAAGATCATAATGTGACGCGCCGTGAAGAGCGGCCCGCGGAAATTTCCATTCTCCGGTCTTCGACCAGTGCGTTTCCTCGAACTGATGTTGGACATAAAATAGCCAGACGCCGGCTGCCCCTGCCAGCAAAACGATCGGCAGATGCACCAGCAGGAAGGGGATAGGCCCAATCGTCCACATTAACAGGCCGACTACGATCGCGATCGCTACATTCGTGGCCATCGTGGAAACCCAAGGCAAGGCTCCCGCCTGCATCATCCCGATCGGCAGGCGTTGCTTGACGATAAAGAGCCAGGCGGGTCCAATGCCGAACATGACGATCGGATGCCTGTAGAGTCGGTAGGCGAGTCGCCCGGTTCGAGAACGGGCGCGATATTCCTCGAGCGTCAAGGTCGTGATGTCCCCGATGCCACGTTTATCAAGATTGCCGGCAGATGCATGATGTTCGGCATGTGTTTGCCGCCAATAATCGTACGGCGTTAGGGTCAAAACGCCGAGTGCTCGTCCTGTCCACGTATCCAGCTTTCGCCGGGCGAAGAATGAACCGTGCCCGCAATCGTGCTGGATCATGAATAACCGGAGCAGGAAGGCGGCGGCTGGCAGGATGAGTATGTAGCCGGGCCAAAAGTCTTGCAGTAAAGAGGCATATGCGCCGACCCATAGCAGCGCGAACGGGACAGCTGTCACAGACAACTCGAACGCGCTGCGCCAAAAGCTCGGTTGCCGGTATTTCGCGAGGATCTTCAGCCACGCACCGGCGGAGTCTTCAAACGGCTCGTGCAACTGGCCGGCTTGGCTTCTCATAGGTTTTCTGATTCCTTCTGGACGTCGATGCAAATTGGCAGGAGCCACGGTCGGATGTTCAGGCCGTCAAGGGCGACGAGCCTTACGTGCGGCATAGCGCCGGTCGCGCTCGGCCTTGCGTGCCGCTTCATCGGCGACGACACGTGCGATTCGGTTATTTGCTTCCAATTGGCGAGCCTCCGCCTCTGCTCTTTGATGAGCCTCGGCAACATCGGCTAATGCGGCAGCTTCCTGAAGGAGCCGGTCATTTTCCGCCGCCTTCATCGCATCGCGCTCGGCGCGACGCGCGGTCCTGGCCGAAGCAATTGCCGCCAACCGTTCTTGCATTACAGGGTCGGTCGGCTTCGGAGCCGACTCAAATTTTGCAATCAGCTGACGTCTGGCGCTTTCGGCGGACTTACGACGTTCTGAAAAGCTGTTGTCGCTTGGGTGTTTCAATCGATGTCCTTGCCCAACAGGATAGCGCAGCCCGCTACGCTTCAAGTCTCGGTACGAGCGGTCGGGCGCTGTTCGGTCTTCTTGAATGAAAAAGGCCAGACATCTGCCTGGCCTTCAACTGCCCTTGCCAGCCACGCCAGTACATCCGTGGTCGCAGCAGCTATAAGAGCTTCTTAGGCCGCTTGGAGCTGGCCCGCAGACATTTTGCCGGACTTACGGTCATGCTCCAATTGAAAGCCGAGCTTCTGGCCCTCAGCGATTGAACTCATTCCCGCGCGTTCAACGGCAGAGATGTGAACGAAGACGTCGGCGCTGCCGTCGTCGGGCTGGATGAAGCCAAAGCCTTTGGTGGCGTTGAACCATTTTACTGTGCCAGTGGTCATGACAAACCCTTTCATTGGCATACATTTAACGGCCCGCCGAGCGGCGCGCGGCGGTGTTTCGACTTTTGAAGGGAGAGTTGATCAAGAGGCGCAGAGCGCAGCCAAACAAATATCGGCAAACAAAGTATCGATGTTTGCAGCAATAGACTGGAGATCCTTCCCCGTCAACCTTTTGTTTTCAGCTTCTCGCAATTTCCACTTTTGCGGGCAACCCCGTAATGCCTTCCAGGCGGCGCGTCAGCGGATAAGCGTCGTCTTCATAGAGTTTGCGCATCTGCAAACCATCGAAGCGCGCCTCCTCGACTTCGAGCACGGATCCACGAAGGAGAGAAGCCGGCATGTCCTCGATCGCAAAGCGAAGAGCTTCGGCGACGGAATCGAACCTCTTGTAGACGAGGCTGCCTCTTCTGTTGATTGTCTTGCACGGGTAAAGCCCCGCCCCAGCATTATAATCGAAAACGGTCATAACCTAATCCTTGCGGCGTGAGCGATCGTCGAGGACAGTCGATCTTTGCCGTTCCATCTTGCGGTATCAACGGAAAAAAGAAGCCAGTCCAACCGTTCCAGCAGTCCGTTTTTCGAGACGCTGCTGCATCTCGGCAAGCTTCGTCGCGCGCCTCCGGAGAGCTTGCCTGCTGAGGAAATCCTGCAGCTTTGCTGCATCCGATCCTTGTTCTGGCTTGGAGCGCTTGAACATGCTTTCGGCGGCATGGCGGGTGGTGTTGGTCATTATGGCATCCTCAGTGTGGCTGCTGGACGAATACATCCGGAACAAACCGCTCCAGCCAGTATGGCGGAGTTCGCAACGTTCGCAAAATCAGGGTTTGCCAAGCAACCGGCGCAGCCGGGAGGATTAGGTAGCCGAAAGGCTGAAAACGTGTCCCGCATATAAGGTTTTAATCAGCCTCATTCAAGGCACCACATGAATAGCAAAAGCTTGCTTGCCAAAGGCGGAAATGAAGTCCAGGGTGCGATGTCGGCTGCAACTGGTCAGGGCGCTGCCGCCTGAGGGACAAGAGCGCGCCCTAGCCCCGACAAGAGGAGGACGCGATGACGTCCCGATCCTCGCATGCCTGCTTCCTGCTCTACTTCCAGAAAATGCTCCTGAACGCCAACGGCGAAAGCAAGCACAAACCATGCAATCAGAAAGTCCATAGGACCTTTCCCATGGTTCGCATCAAAGACCAGCTTCATGGCTCGTCACTTGTCGGTCGCGGGATGTGGGCCGGCGCGCCCATTTTTCCTGAGAAAGCTCCCGAGAAAAAGCCAAGGCTCTGGTAGCGTCGCACGTATCTGTCCTTCCCTCTTTACCGCCCATCCGCGTTATATCTTTACCAGGAGATCGCGGATGCGGGCCTTTGGAGACAACTTATGCGCCAATCATATTACAGCGCGCTGGCCCTGATGATGACCATCCCCCTGCATTCTGCATCGGGACTCAGCTCCTCGGCGTTCGGCCAGACCTCAAGGCCGGTGCCTGAAAATGCCCAGGCAAACCGCTTTGGCCTAGGCTGGGAATGCAATCGTGGTTTTCGAAGGCAGGATGACGCCTGCTTTAAGGTGAAGCTTCCCGACAACGCGTTTCTGACGAACTCCTCCTTTGGCAAGGGCTGGGATTGCCATTACGGCTTTGTGGAGAAGGGGAACCAGTGCCTCACCGTCCAAATTCCGACCAATGCATATCTTGACCCAAATTTCGGCGATCGCTGGAGATGCCTGCGTGGATACCGTCAAACCAATGTGGGTTGCGACCTCATTAAAGTCCCGGAGAAAGCATTCCTGTCCGATAATACCACGGGATCCGGCTGGGAATGCGAAAGAGGTTATCGCGCGCTACAACAAGCATGCCTCAAGCTCGAACTCCCCGCCCACTCCTACCTGACAACCGGCGGAAATGACTGGAGGTGTGATAGAGGCTTTGAAAACAAGGATCAGAAGTGTGTCGCTGTCGAGGTTCCGGAAAATGCCATCTTCGTCGACGCGGCCCACGGACAGAAATGGAAGTGCGACCGAGGCTTCGGGCTACGGGGCAATCAATGCCTGCAGCTCAAGCTCCCCCAAAACGCACACATTAACTCGACGGGCAACGGCTGGGACTGTAATCGTCCGTACCAGCTTCGCGGTGGTGCCTGCATGATCGAATGACAATCAGCTGAGGTCCACTATCCGGCGCCCCCCTCGCCGTCTAAATGGCTGATGATTTTTCACTCTGCACGTTTTTTCTATCGGAAAGCAAACGGCTCGACGTCGAAGACGGAAACTCGAGAAGAGCGACGAGATTACTCAGCGCGTAAATGAAAACTTCCAATTCCGACACGATATCGTCATCATAGCAGCGGGTATCACATGAACCGCCCACAGGAGTTTTCGATAGTCCCAATGGGGATCGATGGTTGCGAAACGCGGACGACCGTAGAAGAGTTTCACAACCTGCCCCCGTTCGGTCGCGAACGCGATGCTCTCGTCGCAGCCCTCCTCAAGCGCAGACGACAAATTCCAGCCAGCGACGGACACTCCTTCTGGCCTTACATTGCAATTCGAATGCCGCGCCCCATATTTCTTTAGGGCCGGAGCTGCGAAGGAGCAGCCGTCGTTCCGGGATTCCGGCACGCCGACAGGAGGAGAAGGTTTCCCTGCATCTGTAAGCGGCAACCTGACCAGCCCTGCCGGGCCTCAGTGAGCCCGGCGGAAGTTCAATGACATGATCTGCTACAGTCCAGTTTGACTTGGCATGACCAATCCCTCCGGGAGAGAATGCGTGACACTGACCTTTCCTAATAGAAGCCGCAGTTTCGACGAGAGCCGGGATGCCGTTCGCTTCTCCGGATATGACGGCATGTTCGAGGTGCGGTTTTTGATTGAAGCCAATGCATTGCGGACCGCAAGCCAGGCCGCCCGCTCCGAAGACGAGTGCTTGAGAGCCTTTGATATGGCGCGCGATGCCATTTTGGATGCGGCCACGCATGCCTACGGCAACGGCGGCAAGGACCGACATACCCTGACGGCGCGGGATATCCGCCGATAGGCTATTACACCCGAAAGGGCCGCGCAGGAGGCGAAACGATGTCAGTCGACAGAAAACATCTCGGCGTCGCGAGCCGCGTAGCAACCCGGCATCCCGACCAGGACGATCTTGAATCGGCGGTCTACAGCGCGCTTGCCGATTTCGGCGATCTCGACCCCAGCTATATCTTCGTCACCGCACGCGGCAGCGATATCACGCTGGCCGGGTGGGTGCATGTGCAAGCGGAGGTGTTGTTGGCGGAGGAGATTACGCTGAGAACGAAGGGTGTGCACAAGGTTCATAATGAGCTGTCGCCGGATTTGTGAGGCGAACCCATGGCAAGCCCGGCACGCTGCCGGGTTTCCGTTAACCGCAGATGGATCTCCCGATCACAGAGGCGGTTGGCGGACGAGGTCCTGCATGGCGGCGACGCTCAAAGCCTCCATGCGTTCCCGTAAGGCTCTCTCATCGACATTCTTGCCGGCCGAGCGTAAATCTGCCAGGATCTTGGCAATCACGCCCTCATCGTCAGCGCCTATCCAAGCGCCCGAACGGCAATCCTCCCCCAAGGAATCGATCGCCGACGCGGTCGCCGCACACAGACATCGCCGAGCGCCTGGGGAAGCTCGCGCAGTTGACGAAGTCCGTGAAGCACAGAAGCCTATCTGCATACTTGGTCGTCAGAATGAAGGGGCTCCCCTAGTCACGCTGGGCCTTCGGCAAAGATCCCCATCGGTTGATGAGCGACGGGGTGTGATTCGAATTGACTCGCTTTTGTCTTGCTTATGTGAGCAAGTGCCTATGCCCGGTCGTAGTTCTGTTCCTGGGATCGACTTCTGAGCTTTTTGGAGTCCGCTTCCTACCCCTTGGCGGGCTCCTTCTGTGTGGTGCTAATACAGCCAATTCGATCTTTTTGATTCAAGACTGCTCATTCCTTGCCTTCCGGCTAATGAACGAGCTGCGAATTGCGTCTACAAAAGCGTGGTGCTGAGGACTTTGCCGCGGCGAACGCGATACCGCAGGAATTACAGTTGGCTGCTTCGAAAAGTGGGCTCGCTTTCAGTTTCTCAAAGCGAGCCTTCCGAGTTGCTACTATCGGACGTCTATTTGCGTCCACCGCTAGGACGGGATTTGCCACCGGTTCCGCCTGCGGTCTTGGCGTCGGGAGCCTGCCCGAAGTTTGTTCCCCCCAAGTGGCCGCCACCGCTCGTGTTCGCGACTTGGCGTTCGGTTCTGCGCCGGATCTCAGCCGCATTGGTTTTGCTCATTTTTCAATTCCCTTTTGTCGCGTGAGTGATCGCTGCCGGACCGCGCCCGGAAGACCGAAGTTCGATTTTGAGAGGAAAGGTCTGCTTGACGCCGATTGACACGAAACAAAACTCGACTGGCAAACTCGATGTGGCAACCTGAGCCGCCATTGTGTTTAAACGAGGTTCTGGGACAGCGAGCCGGCCAACAAAAAAGGCCGAGGCGATACCGCACCGACCTTCCACATCGCTACTCATACCAATGCCATTATCCGTGGTCAAAAGCAGAAAGCAATTGCGGCAATTGCGAGCGACAGATGCCTTCCAGCGCTCATCAGCAATGCCGATGAGAGCCATATAGGCACTCGCTGCATGAAACGCAACCGCAATTTTCGGTTTTGTTAAAGATATCTTATAAAAATTCAAATTGCGTGATTCACATTGCATGCGGAGGTGCGCTCAGGCATGGTCACCTTGTCAGCAGCCAATGTTACGGGCGCTGCTGCATCAGGGCTTTCAGCCCTCGCCCCAAATGGAAGGAGGACCAGAAATGTCTTCCGAACACGTCTATATTTTAAATTCCAGAGACCTCACAATGCTGCAAGGCGTCTTGGATGCGGCTGGATACAATTCAGCCAGAAGCGTCGCCCATCCTGAGCGATACAGCGCGGCAGCGAAGTTGCTTATCCAACGTTTCCAATATGGGATGACCTCTGCCAACGACCTTTCCAGGGAGCTGGAAAGGTGTTTTGGCGAGCCAATATCGTCTAAGTCTCCGCCAAGCTTTGAGCGGACACGCGCCTCCATTCAGGGACGGCCTGTTCGATAAACCTCCGGCAACCGTAGTACTTATCGGCCCTCCTGTGTAGTAAGGCGATAGCATGGAACAACGCGTCAAGGCGGTGGTTGGGGGTTGTGGATTGCACGGGTGAGGAACGTTTCTCCCTCATGTCCTACGCCGGCTAACTGTGAGATCCACTATTTCTCAAATGTGGAATCGGAGACTGTGTGTCGACATCGGCGTGGCTGCTCTTAGTGGTTGAACGCAATCAGGTGCGGCATACTATTGCGTCCGCAGATGAAGCCCTTGACATGCTTTTTAAGAATTGGCCGGTGACGAGCGGTAGCGCTTTCTTCATGGCAATGGAGGCGCGGGCACGGTAGAGGGCATAGTAACCGAAGGGGAAGCCCCGTCCGCATTCCTTGCAGCAGCTTTTGACGCGCGAGTCGTGGTTCGGATCGCCTAGCTCTTGACTTAAAAGGACTGCCAATTTCCTCGTCTTCGGTCAGAACAACCTGGAGGCGGCGTCCGAGGCAGGTCACCGAAGGCCGCAATGGTAAGCGCAAATCCCCGCCTATGCGTGGCTTTGGCGGCGTCGGTAGGCAAGCCAAGACAGACCTTCGATCGCCTCCTGGGCGATCTTGTAATCGCCGACCGGATGCATCTCGCCAGCCAGATCGGGCAGCGCGAAAGGGGCGGAGAAGTGCACGATGGCGTTCGTCGTGCGTGTAGATGATATGTCCATGGACATGGTGACAGGCTCCAGTTGAATACGGTCAGCCAAGCCCGTGAATACTTCCTACAGGGCATTGGCAGAGCGATCGGAATTCAGGCCGATGATGGCCCGCAAGTTTCTGGCACCTACGAGAGCCACAGGGCCAAACGACCATAGAGATTCCTACGCCTCAATTGCGTCGCAACTGGGATGAAATGCTAAACTGAAGGTTTTATTCAAGCTTGATTGGCAAGATTTGGAATTATAATATTATTGGTTGATGGAACTAGATTGAACTAATCTTCAGTAAAGACCTATTTGCCTTTTTATTGTGTTATTTTCCTGAAATATAAGATGCTGCAATTCCAAGATCGGATTTGCGAAAATATTCGCCACCTCAGCGAGCCCGCTCGATAAGCAGGAGGCCCGCCGAAGGGCGTCGCTGCGTGAACGGCAGGCTCGTGGCCTCACACTAAAACGGAGGGCATCTAAATGTCGAAACATAACAACGCCATGTGCTTTACTGCCCGCGATCGCCACGACTTCGACGCCAACGGCAAGCGCCCGGATGGCAATCCCTCGGCCAACGAATTGATCGCCCATGCCGTCGCCGCACGCACCGACCTCGCCATGCCGTCCGAGGAAGCTCGCGCAGTTGAGAAACGCCGTGAAGCAACGAAGCCGCGGCATCGGTTCACAAAGCGCCAAAGCACTGAGGTCGATGACAAGAGCATGGGTGTCCGGGACCTTCCCACAATGAGAGAACTCGAGCAGGCGCGGACCGATCACAGCCGGAAGATCGCCAGCCAGGAAGCTGAGAGGCGTGCCGAGGAGCCTGACGAGAAGGCTGCGGAGTGAACAAGCGGGAAGTCCGTCAACCGCCCCGAGGGCGCAGGCTCAGCGTTCCAATCGGATCGACGCCTGAATCAGATCCTGATGGAAGCAATGCTTGCGTAGATCCTCTGTCAATTTGACCAGCCTTTCGTTGGCCAGCCCAGCGGGCTCGCCGCGCGTCAGCATTCCGTCGATCAGGCTCTGCTGAGCGTAAATCATCTGCCGGTCGATAGTCACCTGCCGGCGCGCGAGTTCCAGGTCCTTCGGGGAATAGGTCATGAGAGACTATATCATACAGGCGGGCGAGAGTAGGATTCAATTCGGGGCCGCCTCGGTACTATCGCGGCCGCCAGGTGAGTTGTCATCGCTGAACGAGCCGAGAAGAGCCTGCGCCTCTCGCTCCGCTACCGAATAGCTCCGCACGAATTATATTGTCGCCTGGAGCTGCGTTCGTCGCATTTGCCTTGGATAAAGCGCAATAGAGGCGCATATTTGCATATCGACAGCCAATGACACGGGCGCTGCCGATCAAGGGGTGGCTCCCTTCGCCCCAATCAAAGGAGGACAAGATGTCTTCCACCTTCAAGCGCTCTTCCCATATGGCGGCTCACGGCGACTTCTTATTCAGGGCTTCCATCCTGGCGAGCTTCGCCGTCATCATCAGTCTAATGTTGAGAGGCTGGTTATGGTAGTAATCCTCACAACCGGAATTCCGACGAAACGCGACGAAAATTGGCGGCTCCGGTCCATCCTCAAGCGCGCTGACTACGCGACGACAGATCTCGTTGCTTCAGAACATGGCGACCATCACGAAGAGGTGATGGTGATAAGGCGCATCAAGGCGGCGACGATTCCCGCGCCCGACTA contains:
- a CDS encoding fatty acid desaturase, whose protein sequence is MRSQAGQLHEPFEDSAGAWLKILAKYRQPSFWRSAFELSVTAVPFALLWVGAYASLLQDFWPGYILILPAAAFLLRLFMIQHDCGHGSFFARRKLDTWTGRALGVLTLTPYDYWRQTHAEHHASAGNLDKRGIGDITTLTLEEYRARSRTGRLAYRLYRHPIVMFGIGPAWLFIVKQRLPIGMMQAGALPWVSTMATNVAIAIVVGLLMWTIGPIPFLLVHLPIVLLAGAAGVWLFYVQHQFEETHWSKTGEWKFPRAALHGASHYDLPLVLRWLTGNIGIHHIHHLSSRIPYYRLPEVLRNYPELVAIGRVTVRQSVECVRLALWDEQSGRLISFREAESLGPSISDRFMRIV
- a CDS encoding DUF6481 family protein, with the protein product MKHPSDNSFSERRKSAESARRQLIAKFESAPKPTDPVMQERLAAIASARTARRAERDAMKAAENDRLLQEAAALADVAEAHQRAEAEARQLEANNRIARVVADEAARKAERDRRYAARKARRP
- a CDS encoding cold-shock protein codes for the protein MTTGTVKWFNATKGFGFIQPDDGSADVFVHISAVERAGMSSIAEGQKLGFQLEHDRKSGKMSAGQLQAA
- a CDS encoding DUF1488 domain-containing protein, with protein sequence MTLTFPNRSRSFDESRDAVRFSGYDGMFEVRFLIEANALRTASQAARSEDECLRAFDMARDAILDAATHAYGNGGKDRHTLTARDIRR
- a CDS encoding BON domain-containing protein translates to MSVDRKHLGVASRVATRHPDQDDLESAVYSALADFGDLDPSYIFVTARGSDITLAGWVHVQAEVLLAEEITLRTKGVHKVHNELSPDL
- a CDS encoding DUF982 domain-containing protein, translating into MRHTIASADEALDMLFKNWPVTSGSAFFMAMEARAR